The Candidatus Baltobacteraceae bacterium genome has a window encoding:
- a CDS encoding SMP-30/gluconolactonase/LRE family protein, producing MRNVLLLFLVIAAGCSSPLASSALGGSTVPAIRQARSASGYLYVANNGGNSVTVYSDSAGKLARTYSVGVNRPTALALDAASNLYVANACCRGSSAPSSTYGSVTVYSSSSAALKRTITDGVWLPRSLAFDTSNDLYVAGAAGVAVYAPGKSTVSRNLNIYPYGSDLPRALAFDPSGNLYVAAFPGDAYDSGGSSIAIYAPGATSANSIIFDGLRFPNDLAFDSAGNLYVGNDPRANNPKSTIGNVVVYPPGATAPSQTITNGIGAAAALAFDSDGNLYVANVRGKKKNSASIAVFAPGATSPKLTITKGIHSPDALAFDTAGFLYVANYTANTVTEYNRGTGKLRRTITRGISHPTALLFSEQY from the coding sequence ATGCGAAACGTCTTACTGCTTTTCCTCGTCATCGCGGCCGGTTGCTCGAGCCCGTTAGCTTCGAGCGCGCTCGGAGGTAGCACGGTTCCCGCAATTCGGCAGGCGCGTTCGGCGAGCGGCTATCTCTACGTCGCAAACAACGGTGGAAACTCCGTTACCGTGTACTCCGATAGCGCCGGCAAGCTGGCTCGAACTTACAGCGTCGGCGTCAATCGTCCGACAGCGCTTGCATTAGATGCAGCAAGTAATCTCTACGTCGCAAACGCTTGCTGCCGCGGATCGTCCGCTCCGTCCTCGACTTACGGTTCGGTTACCGTTTATTCTTCCTCGAGTGCAGCATTAAAGCGCACGATCACCGACGGTGTGTGGCTTCCTAGATCCCTAGCGTTCGATACGTCAAACGACCTCTACGTCGCGGGCGCCGCCGGCGTTGCGGTCTACGCGCCCGGGAAAAGCACCGTTTCACGCAATCTCAACATCTATCCTTACGGTAGTGACCTGCCTCGAGCGCTCGCGTTCGACCCTTCGGGCAATCTCTACGTAGCCGCCTTCCCCGGGGACGCGTACGACTCCGGCGGATCGTCGATTGCGATCTACGCGCCCGGAGCGACGTCGGCAAACAGCATCATATTTGACGGTTTGCGGTTTCCGAATGATCTCGCGTTCGACTCAGCCGGCAATCTGTACGTCGGAAACGATCCGCGGGCCAACAATCCGAAGTCGACGATCGGCAACGTGGTGGTCTATCCTCCCGGCGCAACGGCTCCGTCCCAAACGATCACCAACGGCATCGGCGCGGCAGCAGCCCTCGCTTTCGATTCGGACGGCAACCTCTACGTTGCAAACGTTCGGGGCAAAAAGAAGAATAGCGCTTCGATAGCGGTCTTTGCCCCTGGAGCCACGTCGCCGAAACTCACGATCACCAAAGGCATTCACAGTCCCGACGCGCTGGCGTTCGATACGGCCGGATTCCTGTACGTCGCCAACTACACCGCGAATACCGTCACGGAATATAATCGCGGAACCGGCAAACTGAGGCGGACGATTACGCGCGGCATTTCACATCCTACCGCGCTGCTTTTTTCGGAACAATATTAG
- a CDS encoding sulfurtransferase, which translates to MFTTIVSVDELRDLILSLSKGDPKVVTIDCRHALADFSLGKRLYDEGHIPGAFFAAVEDDLAGPKTGRNGRHPMPDPEVFARFLRGLGVDDDTQIVAYDAGADMFAARCWSLVRWIGHDAVAVLDGGYAKWVQTGCPVSAAPAEPRREGNIRARVRPGLIVDVEHVRAHLGSDELQILDARAADRFAGQNETVDPVAGHIPGARNRWFKQNFNDDGSLKSPADLVAEFSSVDPQRVVHQCGSGVSAAVNQLAMMHAGLGETPVYGGSWSEWIADPSRPIATGAD; encoded by the coding sequence GTGTTTACGACGATCGTCTCGGTTGACGAGCTGCGCGATCTCATCCTGAGCTTGTCGAAGGGCGATCCCAAGGTCGTCACGATCGACTGCCGGCATGCGCTGGCGGATTTTAGTTTGGGAAAGCGCCTCTACGACGAGGGGCACATTCCCGGCGCGTTCTTCGCGGCGGTTGAAGACGATCTCGCCGGGCCGAAGACGGGCCGCAACGGCCGTCATCCAATGCCCGATCCCGAGGTCTTTGCGCGCTTCTTGCGAGGACTCGGCGTCGACGACGACACGCAAATCGTCGCCTACGACGCAGGCGCCGATATGTTCGCAGCGCGCTGCTGGTCGCTGGTTCGCTGGATCGGACACGATGCGGTCGCGGTTCTCGACGGCGGTTACGCAAAGTGGGTGCAGACCGGATGTCCGGTCAGCGCGGCGCCGGCCGAGCCGCGGCGCGAAGGCAACATTCGAGCGCGCGTACGGCCCGGCCTCATCGTCGACGTGGAACACGTGCGCGCGCATCTGGGTTCCGACGAGCTGCAAATCCTCGACGCGCGCGCGGCCGACCGCTTCGCCGGGCAAAACGAAACGGTCGATCCGGTTGCCGGACATATTCCCGGCGCGCGCAATCGGTGGTTCAAGCAAAACTTCAACGACGACGGTTCGCTCAAATCGCCGGCGGACTTAGTCGCGGAGTTTTCTTCCGTCGATCCGCAGCGCGTCGTCCATCAGTGCGGATCGGGCGTTTCCGCCGCCGTGAATCAATTGGCGATGATGCACGCGGGCCTGGGCGAAACGCCGGTCTACGGCGGTTCGTGGAGCGAATGGATCGCCGATCCGTCGCGACCTATCGCGACCGGGGCGGATTAA
- a CDS encoding cystathionine beta-lyase gives MKKTWQTKLIHSDAKIPEGYRSLVPPVYRGSTTIFPSAASVDDDWNQHRAGYTYGLYGTPTALELAARVCELEDGEWTVIVPGGQAAIALISFALLESGAHMLMPTSAYSPNRKLAYSLLSRFGVEATFYDPLIGSGIGELMRENTRLVWVESPGSITMEVQDVPAIVAAAHARGVIVALDNTWAAGVLLDAFAQGVDVTMQALTKYVGGHSDLLLGTVTVRDAALYEKLGAAHQVLGYNASPDDCSLALRGLQTLAVRLSAIERSTLEIARWLSQRPEVERVLHPALPSCPGHEFWKRDFTGSSGVFSVVFKPGPTQEQVFAFVDALELFEVGYSWAGVTSLAVSYTIRGYEHRIVRFSIGLESTEDLIADLERALTKLRE, from the coding sequence ATGAAGAAAACCTGGCAGACCAAACTCATTCACTCCGATGCGAAGATCCCCGAAGGCTACCGTTCGCTGGTGCCGCCGGTGTACCGCGGGTCCACGACGATCTTTCCTTCGGCCGCATCGGTCGACGACGACTGGAACCAGCATCGCGCCGGTTACACGTACGGCTTATACGGAACGCCGACGGCGCTCGAACTGGCCGCGCGCGTTTGCGAGCTCGAGGACGGCGAATGGACCGTAATCGTGCCGGGCGGGCAGGCGGCCATCGCGCTCATCTCGTTTGCGCTTCTCGAGAGCGGCGCCCACATGCTGATGCCGACGAGTGCGTATTCGCCCAATCGCAAGCTCGCCTATTCGCTGTTGTCGCGCTTCGGCGTCGAGGCGACGTTCTACGATCCGCTGATCGGAAGCGGCATCGGCGAGCTCATGCGCGAGAACACGCGCCTGGTTTGGGTCGAGAGCCCGGGATCGATCACGATGGAGGTGCAGGACGTTCCGGCGATCGTCGCCGCGGCGCACGCGCGCGGCGTCATCGTCGCGCTGGATAACACGTGGGCCGCGGGCGTACTGCTCGATGCGTTCGCGCAGGGCGTCGACGTGACGATGCAAGCGCTCACGAAATACGTCGGAGGTCACAGCGATCTGCTGCTCGGAACGGTGACGGTGCGCGACGCCGCACTCTACGAAAAGCTCGGCGCCGCACATCAAGTGCTTGGTTATAACGCGTCGCCCGACGACTGCAGCCTCGCGCTGCGCGGCCTACAGACGCTCGCGGTGCGGCTCTCCGCAATCGAGCGCTCCACACTGGAGATCGCGCGATGGTTGTCGCAGCGCCCTGAAGTGGAGCGCGTGCTGCACCCGGCGCTGCCGTCGTGTCCGGGTCACGAGTTTTGGAAGCGCGATTTCACCGGCTCGTCGGGCGTGTTCTCGGTCGTCTTTAAGCCAGGCCCCACGCAAGAGCAAGTCTTCGCGTTCGTCGACGCCCTCGAGCTGTTCGAAGTCGGTTACAGCTGGGCGGGCGTCACGAGCCTCGCCGTGTCGTACACAATTCGCGGCTACGAACACCGCATCGTGCGCTTTTCCATCGGCTTGGAGTCGACCGAAGATCTCATCGCCGATCTGGAGCGCGCGCTGACGAAGTTACGCGAGTAG
- a CDS encoding glutaredoxin domain-containing protein, translating into MAEDFKEEIAREVAANTICVYGKGTKTAPRCGFTLETIEFFNHFGYPFEVIDVLENVPKREALSEITDWPTLPKIFISGKFYGDTDILGPMAQNGELQTVLKDAFGGQEPAPKQTINLR; encoded by the coding sequence ATGGCAGAGGACTTCAAAGAAGAGATCGCGCGCGAGGTCGCGGCGAATACGATCTGCGTTTACGGCAAGGGCACCAAGACCGCGCCGCGCTGCGGATTCACGCTCGAGACGATCGAGTTTTTCAATCACTTCGGCTATCCGTTCGAAGTCATCGACGTGCTGGAGAACGTTCCCAAGCGCGAGGCGCTTTCCGAGATAACCGATTGGCCGACCTTGCCGAAAATCTTCATCAGCGGTAAGTTCTACGGCGACACCGACATTCTGGGACCGATGGCGCAGAACGGCGAGCTGCAAACCGTCCTCAAGGACGCGTTCGGCGGACAAGAGCCGGCGCCGAAACAGACGATCAACCTTCGCTAG
- a CDS encoding BolA family protein produces the protein MIDDIALTDLIRAQLPDADVTVVDRTGTMDHFNVTVRSAGFKGKTLIEQHRLVYNALKAAHKDGRIHAVELKTIIPEN, from the coding sequence ATGATCGACGACATCGCACTGACCGATCTGATCCGCGCCCAGCTTCCCGACGCCGACGTCACCGTCGTCGACCGGACGGGAACGATGGACCATTTCAACGTGACGGTGCGCTCGGCGGGGTTCAAAGGCAAAACGCTGATCGAGCAGCATCGGCTCGTATACAACGCGCTCAAGGCGGCGCACAAAGACGGACGCATTCACGCCGTCGAGCTCAAAACCATCATACCGGAGAACTAA
- a CDS encoding NAD(P)-dependent alcohol dehydrogenase: MTQTMRAVRLHEIGGPQNLRIDDVEVPQPASGEVVVRVRAAAFNRRDVFITQGLYPKIALPVILGSDGAGEIAAVGDGVSHVKAGDAVVVDPMLGWGDDPNVWDARSSSILGMPHPGTFAQYVAVPAVNAYPKPKHLSMQEAAAIPLAGLTAYRATFTRGELEPGQTVLITGVGGGVQTFVLLFAKRVGARVIVTSGSDEKLERAKELGADEGLNYRTNPDWHKALRSMGAIDLVVDSSGGDTLAKALDAVRPGGRIAVYGGTNGDATIKMFPLFWKHVTIVGTSMGSPGDFQAMLALFEESGMKPAIDESFGMGDVVKAAERMASSNHFGKIVLDVD; encoded by the coding sequence ATGACCCAAACCATGCGCGCGGTCCGCCTGCACGAAATCGGCGGACCGCAGAACCTGCGAATCGACGACGTGGAGGTGCCGCAGCCGGCATCCGGCGAGGTCGTGGTGCGCGTGCGCGCCGCGGCCTTCAACCGGCGCGACGTCTTCATTACGCAGGGACTCTATCCGAAGATCGCGCTGCCCGTGATTCTCGGCTCCGACGGAGCCGGCGAAATCGCGGCGGTTGGCGACGGCGTGTCGCACGTAAAGGCGGGCGATGCCGTCGTCGTCGATCCGATGCTCGGCTGGGGCGACGATCCAAACGTGTGGGATGCGCGCTCCAGCTCGATTCTCGGGATGCCGCATCCCGGAACGTTCGCGCAGTACGTCGCGGTACCGGCGGTCAACGCGTACCCCAAACCCAAGCACCTATCGATGCAGGAAGCGGCCGCGATTCCGCTGGCCGGACTCACCGCGTACCGTGCGACGTTCACGCGCGGCGAGCTCGAGCCGGGACAAACGGTGCTGATCACGGGCGTCGGCGGCGGCGTGCAAACGTTCGTCCTGCTCTTTGCCAAGCGCGTGGGGGCGCGCGTCATCGTTACGTCGGGAAGCGACGAGAAGCTGGAACGTGCGAAGGAGCTCGGCGCCGATGAAGGCCTCAACTACCGTACGAATCCCGATTGGCACAAAGCGCTGCGCTCGATGGGAGCGATCGATCTCGTCGTCGATTCGTCGGGTGGCGACACGTTGGCCAAAGCGCTCGACGCGGTTCGTCCGGGCGGACGGATTGCCGTCTACGGCGGCACCAACGGCGATGCGACGATCAAGATGTTTCCGCTATTCTGGAAGCACGTGACGATCGTGGGTACGTCGATGGGCAGCCCTGGGGATTTTCAGGCGATGCTCGCGCTGTTCGAAGAAAGCGGCATGAAACCGGCGATCGACGAGTCGTTCGGGATGGGCGACGTCGTCAAGGCCGCGGAGCGCATGGCCTCGTCGAATCACTTCGGAAAGATCGTCCTCGACGTCGATTAG
- a CDS encoding EVE domain-containing protein, with the protein MRYWLFKTEPSAFSFEQLQKDRTTPWSGVRNFQARNNMMEMKLGDLGLFYHSSIAEPGAVGVCRVVKEAYPDFTQFEKGGEYYDGRAKPDKPIWMMVDVEFVETFAQPVTLSRMREDPRLVGMALLKRGQRLSVQPVMPHEWNIVRELAKGGA; encoded by the coding sequence TTGCGGTACTGGCTTTTCAAAACCGAACCGAGCGCGTTCTCGTTCGAGCAGTTGCAAAAAGATCGAACGACGCCGTGGTCCGGCGTGCGCAACTTTCAAGCGCGTAACAACATGATGGAGATGAAACTCGGCGACTTAGGACTCTTCTACCATTCGAGTATAGCCGAGCCGGGCGCGGTCGGCGTTTGCCGCGTCGTGAAAGAAGCGTATCCCGATTTCACGCAGTTCGAAAAGGGCGGCGAGTATTACGACGGCCGCGCGAAACCCGATAAACCGATTTGGATGATGGTCGACGTCGAGTTCGTCGAAACGTTCGCGCAGCCGGTCACGCTGTCACGAATGCGCGAGGATCCGCGCTTAGTCGGGATGGCATTGCTCAAGCGCGGGCAGCGGCTTTCCGTGCAGCCGGTCATGCCGCACGAATGGAACATCGTGCGAGAGCTCGCTAAGGGGGGCGCGTGA
- a CDS encoding amino acid permease codes for MGRGQVTADDARLAALGYKQQLSRVLSLFDNFSVAFSYLSPMVGIYSLYTLGLGTGGPRYIWTIPIVVGCMLLVALVFGELASEYPLSGALYQYGKYNVGPRFGWYIGWIYGFALLATVASVDSGAVGYVTALCNLLFKTNLKPDDHATIFVIAGGIIVLSAILNSVGAKIMGRVARYGVYVETIGTFGVFLALAIFAFHQNLGFIFTTQGVEHVKTNPMSLDFGGSWAAAALVAVLANVYIFYGFESAGDISEETLDAQRQVPRAMRSALLYGGIASFVLVLGLLLATPHGGIAPIVNGSVNTVLAQLPPWLQDFFLVMVIVAFFSCGTAVQGAGARVAFALARDGALPAGQKIASISPRHHTPVNAILVGTIVPFLFLLLVLVNPSKPVHVLWFDYPANVNALYALVSFATSGIYLAFFLTVVGALVARRRGWKPSGVFTLGAWGVPVTVAGGLYLLLMLLNIVWPSALGSGRAVFNYGWVTLLVMAIIVGAGAIYETIARPAKSR; via the coding sequence TTGGGGCGCGGGCAGGTAACCGCCGACGACGCGCGGCTCGCCGCGCTCGGATACAAGCAGCAGTTATCGAGGGTACTCTCGCTCTTCGACAACTTTTCCGTTGCCTTCAGCTACCTCAGCCCGATGGTCGGGATCTACTCGCTTTACACGCTTGGTTTGGGAACGGGCGGCCCGCGCTACATCTGGACCATTCCGATCGTCGTCGGATGCATGCTGCTCGTCGCGCTCGTCTTCGGCGAGTTGGCGAGCGAGTATCCCCTCTCGGGCGCGCTCTACCAATACGGAAAGTACAACGTCGGCCCGCGTTTCGGCTGGTACATCGGCTGGATCTACGGCTTCGCGCTGCTCGCGACCGTCGCGTCGGTGGATTCCGGCGCCGTGGGCTACGTGACGGCGCTCTGCAACCTGCTGTTCAAGACGAATTTGAAGCCCGACGATCACGCAACGATCTTCGTCATCGCGGGCGGCATCATCGTGTTGTCGGCGATTCTCAACTCGGTCGGCGCCAAGATCATGGGTCGCGTCGCACGTTACGGCGTTTACGTCGAAACCATCGGAACGTTCGGCGTCTTCTTGGCGCTGGCGATCTTTGCGTTTCATCAGAACCTCGGGTTCATTTTCACGACGCAAGGCGTCGAGCACGTCAAGACCAATCCGATGAGCCTGGACTTCGGCGGGAGCTGGGCGGCCGCCGCGCTCGTTGCCGTGCTGGCCAACGTCTACATCTTTTACGGATTTGAATCGGCTGGCGACATTTCGGAAGAGACGCTCGACGCCCAACGCCAAGTGCCGCGCGCGATGCGCAGCGCGCTGCTCTACGGCGGGATCGCGTCGTTCGTCTTGGTACTCGGACTCCTGCTCGCAACGCCGCACGGGGGCATCGCGCCGATCGTCAACGGAAGCGTCAACACCGTTCTCGCGCAGTTGCCGCCGTGGCTGCAAGATTTTTTTCTCGTCATGGTGATCGTGGCGTTCTTTAGCTGCGGGACGGCCGTACAGGGCGCCGGCGCGCGCGTCGCCTTCGCGCTGGCGCGTGACGGCGCGTTGCCCGCCGGCCAAAAGATCGCGAGCATCTCACCGCGCCACCACACGCCGGTCAATGCCATCCTGGTCGGCACCATCGTTCCGTTCCTCTTCTTGCTGCTGGTGCTGGTCAATCCAAGTAAGCCGGTGCACGTGCTGTGGTTCGACTACCCGGCCAACGTCAACGCGCTCTACGCACTCGTGTCGTTTGCAACGTCGGGTATTTATCTGGCGTTTTTCTTGACGGTCGTTGGAGCGCTCGTGGCACGCCGCCGCGGTTGGAAGCCCAGCGGCGTCTTTACCCTCGGCGCGTGGGGCGTTCCGGTGACGGTCGCGGGGGGACTTTACCTGCTGCTCATGCTGCTCAACATCGTGTGGCCGAGCGCGCTCGGCAGCGGGCGCGCCGTGTTCAATTACGGCTGGGTGACGCTGCTCGTGATGGCGATTATCGTCGGAGCGGGCGCGATCTACGAAACGATCGCTCGGCCCGCGAAATCGCGGTGA
- a CDS encoding TonB-dependent receptor — translation MLHILVAACCLVTGSVRTPAGAGIAQASLFFSGPKTLHSQTDAKGSFSASLPPGRYDLTASASGYATVTVNTGDINRDSNVDVVLEPVNSPRLRTIGTVTVNGGYALVRNAIPEVDVSRAQMDALGYTTVTEALQAVPSVVIQRPDSGAPTAPDVVSLRGPDPSEAMVTLDGHLLNDANTGDLDLSQFAVPAFSALSVTEGLGPFDSEGSNTFGGAVNFVSLRPTQDQHAAISGSVGSFGTTQTWLNATGTAGKLGYAVAADDYQSAGQTNQFAYVVPQNNAPIDCASSAGSGAANCPVLTHLGSTISARLGLLNLDYNFSQRADAGVRVFNLGDVRDESSALNGIIGNRYEPCDPTDASSYCPSGNTNVPNPVYGVHFGAGTATFAQNIRAYDVYSRSVLGSGTLLADFFADDNGVNFSGGSTGVTPYDVSHTDQRYDESLSWGRTFDDGEFAFGGYTRQESLGGQGIAGTLYNSVHSYFARGAQRFGRLRLSSGIYDANYTTFGSSADWRLGASYDLGSSDVVRASAGTGFRPPLLIEQYYFPQVVESGKVQPNPGLPPADSNCVVGGQGNPSEKAEHATEYEAGFSHLFSSSSNLDVSLYRSNLRDTIENFYPGFSCNTPNGFAYEIPINIGNAVYEGAEVQFKQRFPQQHLTMQLGYGLNVAFPYSLGPNVSNPTSGGNLVAYQQFLGVPQQQASATLLWADKGWHAATAFTFTGRNNPLGQAPYTFTDAAVGKSFGNVDFTIAGTNLFNSVSGPFTYYGAGVPYQGLYAGKNGTSYLAPLQTDQLFVQPAAVHFAITIKQ, via the coding sequence ATGCTACACATACTCGTTGCGGCGTGCTGTCTCGTTACAGGCAGCGTTCGTACGCCGGCCGGAGCGGGAATCGCTCAGGCTTCTCTCTTTTTTTCGGGTCCTAAGACACTCCACAGCCAAACCGACGCAAAGGGCAGCTTCTCCGCGTCGTTGCCGCCGGGGCGCTACGACCTTACGGCGAGCGCGAGCGGCTACGCGACGGTGACCGTGAACACCGGCGACATCAACCGAGACTCTAACGTCGACGTCGTGCTCGAGCCCGTAAACTCGCCCAGGCTGCGTACCATCGGTACGGTGACCGTCAACGGCGGATACGCTCTCGTGCGCAACGCCATCCCCGAAGTCGACGTCTCTCGCGCGCAGATGGACGCATTGGGATACACCACCGTCACGGAAGCGCTGCAAGCGGTTCCGTCGGTCGTCATCCAGCGGCCCGACTCGGGCGCGCCGACCGCACCCGACGTCGTTTCACTGCGCGGTCCGGATCCCTCGGAAGCGATGGTGACGCTCGACGGGCATCTGCTCAACGATGCGAACACGGGCGATCTCGATCTCTCGCAGTTTGCGGTGCCGGCATTTAGCGCGTTGAGTGTGACCGAAGGCCTCGGTCCTTTCGACAGCGAGGGCAGCAACACGTTCGGCGGTGCGGTCAACTTCGTTTCGCTGCGGCCGACGCAAGATCAGCACGCTGCGATCTCGGGATCGGTCGGCTCGTTCGGAACGACGCAGACGTGGCTGAATGCGACCGGTACGGCGGGCAAACTTGGGTACGCGGTCGCAGCCGACGACTATCAATCGGCCGGCCAAACGAACCAATTCGCCTACGTCGTTCCTCAGAACAACGCTCCCATCGACTGCGCGTCGTCGGCCGGCAGCGGGGCGGCAAACTGTCCGGTACTCACGCATCTGGGATCGACGATCTCGGCACGACTGGGGCTACTCAACCTCGACTATAATTTCTCGCAGCGTGCCGACGCCGGTGTTCGTGTCTTTAATCTGGGGGACGTGCGCGACGAGAGCAGCGCACTCAACGGCATCATCGGAAATCGATACGAGCCGTGCGATCCAACCGACGCGAGCAGCTACTGTCCCAGCGGAAATACCAACGTGCCGAATCCCGTGTACGGCGTGCACTTCGGCGCCGGCACCGCGACCTTCGCGCAAAACATCCGCGCTTACGACGTCTACTCGCGCTCGGTGCTGGGGTCCGGCACGCTCTTGGCGGATTTCTTCGCAGACGACAACGGCGTCAACTTTTCCGGCGGCTCGACGGGCGTCACGCCGTACGACGTCTCGCACACCGACCAACGGTATGACGAGTCGCTCTCGTGGGGACGGACCTTCGACGACGGCGAGTTTGCGTTCGGCGGATACACGCGGCAAGAGTCATTGGGCGGACAAGGCATTGCTGGAACGCTTTACAACAGCGTTCATTCCTACTTCGCGCGCGGAGCGCAGCGTTTCGGCAGGCTTCGGCTGTCGAGCGGCATCTACGACGCAAACTACACCACGTTTGGAAGTTCCGCCGATTGGCGTTTAGGAGCGAGCTACGATCTCGGTAGTTCCGACGTCGTCCGTGCGTCGGCGGGTACGGGTTTCCGGCCGCCCCTTCTGATCGAGCAGTACTACTTTCCGCAAGTTGTCGAAAGCGGGAAGGTGCAACCCAACCCCGGTCTGCCGCCGGCCGACTCAAACTGCGTCGTTGGGGGCCAGGGAAATCCGAGCGAAAAGGCCGAGCACGCGACCGAATACGAGGCCGGATTCTCGCATCTGTTCTCGAGCAGTTCGAACCTCGACGTTTCGCTCTACCGTTCAAATCTGCGCGACACGATCGAAAACTTCTATCCCGGATTCTCGTGCAACACGCCCAACGGCTTCGCGTACGAGATTCCGATCAACATCGGTAACGCCGTCTACGAGGGTGCCGAAGTGCAGTTCAAGCAGCGTTTCCCGCAACAGCATCTCACCATGCAGCTGGGGTACGGGTTGAACGTCGCGTTCCCGTATTCACTGGGACCCAACGTGTCCAACCCCACGTCCGGCGGCAATCTCGTTGCGTACCAGCAGTTTTTGGGCGTTCCCCAGCAGCAGGCGTCGGCAACGCTGCTGTGGGCGGATAAGGGCTGGCACGCCGCCACCGCCTTCACGTTTACGGGTCGCAACAATCCGCTCGGGCAGGCGCCCTATACTTTCACCGACGCCGCCGTCGGTAAGTCGTTCGGTAACGTCGACTTTACGATCGCCGGCACGAACCTGTTCAACTCCGTCTCGGGCCCGTTCACCTATTACGGTGCGGGCGTGCCGTACCAAGGGTTATACGCAGGGAAAAACGGAACGTCTTACCTCGCTCCGCTCCAGACCGACCAGCTCTTCGTACAGCCCGCGGCGGTGCACTTCGCCATCACCATAAAACAGTAA